TATGGCACAGTGGATAAAGAAATCCTAACTCCTAAGTATAGTGAATTAGCAATATTGGGATGGATGAGAGAGCAATTTGTCAGTGAAGATGTAAAGATGGGGCAGAGAGGGGACAGGTAGAATTTCTTCCTTAGGTTCTAGGGGTGAAAAGAAGTAGTCAATTAGAAGCTCCAAATGGATGTCAGTGCATGCAGTGAAAAATTTGTAATGGACTGAGTTCATTGCCTATCTGGCCTTAGATACTGCTGAGTGCAATATGGCAGAAAATTATTCGTGTTTCTTACTGTAAATTGAGGTTTTTTAATCTTTCTGAAATTCTTTTTTAGCAAATAACACAAATGATTATCTATTTCATGACATCATGGTAACACGTTGCACAAATATTGACCTAACATGGGTTTGGATGTGAATTTCACTTGTCATTGTGAAATGGGCATGTGGCATTCCTGAAGCACCCAACAGTTGTAGAGGCTAGCTTATTGCGCTCGGATTTGTTATGATCTAAATTCTCATTAAAAAAAGGCAGTTCATTTTAGGGCTAACTTAAAGATGTAAATTTGTGTTGAACCTTTGTCCGTGATGGCTTTCTCTGGTTGCTGGCCAATTGACAATGCTAAGAGTTGCTGTTTTGCAGATAGATGATGTCATCAATCAAGCTCAAACAACAAGAGCTGTCTTAGGTTCTCAAAGGGCCTTGTTTGGAGATGTTCAAGGAAAAGTGAAGATTCTAAGTGACAAGTTTCCTATTATCCGTGGCCTGCTTGGTACTTGATGAAATGATTAGTGTTACAGAGTTTTTTTCTTCATGGTGTTCAAATTCATTAGTAATGcattccttttttttatttatttttattttaggttCTATCAGGAGACGGAGATCAAGAGACACCCTCATTCTGTCAGCTGTGATTGCAGCATGTACATTGTTTCTTATTATCTATTGGCTCTCAAAATGACAGGCTTGATTTGTTGTCACAGAAATTACAAAATGATGATGGTCTTCAAAGGATTTTTTCCTGTAATATGTTAGGATGGATGCAAGTTCTTTGTACCAAAGTCAGCGGTGCTTTCATGGTGCCATTATGCAACAAGAATATcatattgcttttctttctaaTGAAAATTTTGTTACAAATACTTATTCAAATATAGGTATTGCTAAAGACTGTCATTATCAGATGAGTAGAATTACAAGTCAGATGAGTGGTTCGTTATATTGTCCTAAAGTCTAAAACTCTACTGGTTGCATAGCCTTGTTAACAAATGGAGTCTGTAGATTAGGATGTGCAGGAGGGAACGAACTATTTCTCGGACGACATGGTCAAGTGGCCTATTGTTTGCTAGGTATTTTGCATGCGAGTGCTAGGGAATAGGGATTTTGCTCTCTACCGGTGTCCCCTTTTTTTTTACACAAAATGGAATTCTCTATCCATGTGGTCCAAACTGGGATGCCATTGTACCATGTAAAGCCACCATAAAGCAAACTTTCTTCTCGACTTGTTCGAGCAACTTAAATATCCTGCTACGTACTTGTTACTCTTAAATTTACCTACCTCGGCATATTTCTCAAAACTCCATTTGTATGGAGAGGTGCGCATAAATGTCCCATTACGTTAGATTAGTAGTGCagccttttatttatttatttttttgggcATGTTGTAAACATACATTTCTTGAAGGTCGAAGCCAAGCCACTGGTGAACTTTTAACAACACTTTCTGAGCTGCCTCATTATAGTGCTTAAGATGAACAAAATGATTAGTGTTAGACAGGAACTCAAAATTGCCACGTCAGAGGCACGAGAGGACCTGAACTCCCGGCCTTCAAGCATTAAAGCTCCTGATACTCGGAAAAAAAACTGTGGTCCTCATTTCAATTTACCAGACATGATAGGTATTcatcatttattaaatttatgagtCAATTTTGAAAATGAGTTTGgacgaaaaaataaaattttgaaaatgaatGATGACAGAGATCCATCACAACTCACAACTCATAACGTGTCTCCAATGCACATGTACTTCCGACAAATGTGCCCTCTCATGCAGCTGTCTCTTCGTTGGATACCTGCAAGTATAGGGCAGAAGCTTCAAATCTTTTTCGCTTCCTTAAAAATTTGTGAAAATGTATGGGCATGTGTTTGAAAACTTAAAAATGATAATCATAACAATTGTTTTTCTCTTGCTCCTAAGAATCTCGCATCTTAAGATTTTAATCTTGCTCATGTTTgaatattttcttcattttcaaactataataattttcttatttttaatatttataacttcTATATGATATTTGAATGAATATGAATTAATTTGTGAAATAAATAGTTATGAACTAATCAACACAATAAATCTTATTAACATGAATTACAAACAAGTAATACTATGGGCACCTTCTAATTTCATAATATGTTGAATTGTTGTCATTCTCATATACcttaagatttatttttaagCAATGCAACAATACTATGGGCAACATCTTTACTGGTGGGACTTGGCCGCAATGAATTCATAAATGGCTGAAATTATACCATTCATGGAGAATCAAGAAAACGTTGCCGGGTTGTATAAAAACAAGCAATTATGGATCTTACTTTCATGCTTTTTGCAAGTTACCTCAGGTTACAAGTTGAGAAAGAGACAAGAGGCTCATACAAATATATAATGGAGACTTAGCTTCCCCTTCCACCTCACCAATTACTTTCTATAAAATCGTCCAATGACGATATCAAAGTAACCGCTCTGCTCCATAGATATCATCATTATTGGATTTCTACACATTTCCCATCGGGAAGGAGAGAAAGATATAGAGGAGTTGTTGGATTTTTACAGTCTTTTTCTTGCTCAGAAAAATAGCCATGGACATATCCATTTATCTATGTGTGTTTCACGTTTGCTtgcttttttttaatgaataatttacatgagataatttttatattcttatatttttaatattttctttaaaatatatatatatatatatatatatatatatatatatatatatatatatatatatatacttggcTATTTGCTGAGTATTTGAGTAGCTTGCTGTAAAAAACATTTAGAGCAGCTCAAGTCATTATCATGTTACCTCATAGTACACTTCCATATTTACACTATACCTGCGCATAGCTGCAGTGCTCCGTCACAAAGCCTCCCGGGGAAAAACGATGGTTTAAATTAAAACATCTTGCTTACTCCTTTTACTTTCTTTAATTGGACATATTGTGAGCaacataatttattcaaataacgttaatgaatattaataaacattttttttataacccTCTTTTCATTTAgtttatatacataaaaaagttttcaattagaatattaaattattttttaaacccTCATCTGAATTTTTGAATTGAGTTAATTATAAACACCCGTGTTAGGATTTGAATAAAAATTTCAGTATTAAGTTAAAATATGCTTGAGTTGGGCTTTccatttaaatgaaaatttattcttaaaattttcatttaaaaaacttTAAAGTTGTAGATTTGAGGAATTTCTTAATTCAACAAAGCTTTTCACATCCATAAAGCACTGCATATGGTGCTTTTAATGTGATAGGCTGTATATATTTCGTAGTAGCTAGCCTAGCGATCACATTCTTACCATTCTGAATGTGAGACAGAATTGAAGAGAAGGTTCCACGTGATCATCACATGGCAAATTTACTGATTGATCCAGTTCCATCGATATAAATTTACTGACTGTGATATCGTAAGCTGTAAGAAATTAATGGCTGTATATATACCAAAAGGGGAAGAAACAAAATTGGTTTTCATCTCACACAAAAAAAAGGTCAGAAATGTACTAACGGAATGTAAGGTATCCTTTAATTTTGGACATAGTATAAttcagttttaaaaaaaaaattgtttcaaccgaattaaaaatttaatacgatttattaaataatttaatttaattttaattttttaaaaattccatttagtcaatttaatttttttatataaaatatagtgtttttttcataattttttttatataaaatcatgGTAGTTTCATTTATaagtagtaaaaaaaaaaacttttcttaataaaaaataatagcaTAGGTAATTAAAGAATAAACGCTTTTATTCAGTCTAGCGACAAAAGTATATCGGTTTAGTGACTAAGGTATATAACTCAGATAATATACCTGAAGTCCTCATTTCTTGAaatctctaaaaaaaaaaaatcatgtccatttAGAGTTGAACTaagtgaaaataaattttttatctattttcaatttgaattgaaaaaaaaaaactttctataacattattattttgaaaatttaatatttttgtggTTGATAAACAAACTTACACCACCCATTATGGAGAAATGGGTCATACTGCTAGGCTGATTCAAGTCTAACTAACTAAAAAGCTTACTTCAACGTGTAAATCCCAATGTGTGAgaattatgaaatatattagTAATAAATCTTATTCGGTGAGAATCTCACCGTAGATATTTagggaaataataataataataataataataatagagagATGGGGGGCCGAAGAATTCCATTTTTGGTAACCTAATAATATCAGGTGcgatgaattatatatatatacgccATGGACTTATGTCCCACGATTCAAAAACAAATAATGTAGGAAGGCGCTGATATGTCCAGATCGATGTTTTCATCTACTGTCTGCCTTTTGTCTCCTATTGTATATATCTTATTCACATTTGAGGATGTAATAACATTTTATTCAAAGTTCCCTCCTGGAATTAATTCAATGAAACCTGCTTTTCTATTTCCCTCCTCCCTTTatgcaaataaattatactaaCCATAATTCTCAATCTAAGACGTCTTTaagttactttttttttaaaataataatcaaattaattttaatttaaactgtaTTTCCATACTTAGTTTGAAGTGTATCTAAATAAATCTGAGAAATATCATATTATATTTTCTCAATtctcaattttcatttaaaaaaaaaatagtagtaaggtgaatataaattaattatctttAATAGATTCTCATTTTTTAACtcccataaaaatttaaatgagaaaggaaaaatattaattcaactaaatcaaaatttaaatcaaattaaccTAATTTCAATCTAAATATTCAGTCATTTAATAgttataattgaaataaaaaaaaactatttacattaataattaattaattacactataaataaaaataataaatattacttattttttaaaaaataatgattataaaaataaatattattaacaaaattataaaaaaaagtttgttacgataaaaaattataataaagaataattacaaataatattttattaataaaaccaTATAATAAACATATTCGGTTAATTGTGAGGGTGAAGGAGAACAAAATCCTCATAATgttgtatattaaataaattagaatAAATCCAAACTCTTAAAAAGTCTCTTTtgacttatatttttttattttattttttaacacatattaaaaaaatatttaattatattcattttaaaaatattaaatttattaaatattaaagaatatattgaaaatagaataaaataaaatattattataataattaattttatatattattataatataaaaaaaaaacatgaataataatttttggacgatcaaaagaaaaaaataaaaaaatttatgagacataatgaataataaaataacatttaagAAGTCTTAAAATGATTTAAAGAGGAGGTCGCTGCCGCGTGACTGAGATTTTTCCCATAGTGAGAAAATCTGAGAGGTTTGCGAGCAAAAGGGCGGATGGCGATAGTCTTAAAAAATGTTAGGGAAAGAACAGGCATCATTTTCAGCAAACATATATAGGGTTACTTTGCAGCTTTGTTGCAATGATCAGGTCCAGGGGAGTCAGCAAATAGAGAACGAAGGCCCGTAGCTTAAACTGATTGTGGCAGCAAGCAATTGGTTTTTTCCAAGGTTCCTATCTGGTGGAATCACCGCGACCTAGCATATGAGGGTGGGATTAAGGGTGGTGAAGCATTTTCTTCCAGAGAGGCTCGAGTATTTCATCCTCTTCCCTTGGTTGCTAATAACAACCTCATGCAGTTTCTCTCCATACTAGAGGCTGCTATGCTTGATGGGAGTATCTTGGAAGATGAGTACAGAAGGGCTTGAAGTGATCTGTAGAAGCTTTCATGTCACCGGCAGATCTACGGTGCCATCTCCGATGATAGCTAGGGTTGAGCTGCCAACATGAAAATTTGTTATTTAATCTGAATTGTGGTACTTAGTAGGGCCGTGTAACTAATTAAAACAAGCTAAGAAAAGAGCAAAATACACACTAGCAATCTATGCATTCTGAGTACAAAGAAAAGTAAGTTGAATTTAATTAAAGGATATTTTCCTCTTCTGGGACAACTACGAATCCCTGTGCATATCCGAGTGGTCAAATCgttaaaatatataaagctTTAATGCTTTTTGTTTGATTTTGTTATAATTGTGAAAATAATTTGATGGTGAAACCCTCACCACACACTTACATGTATTAACTGTATGCCTTTTATTACTCAAGTGAAGCCACATTAGGAAAACTATGTGATGACCTGCTTTCTGCCATGTCCTTGTACCTTTTTACTTTGGTTTAATCAATTTCTTTTTAACAGGTGAAGGTGAAGGTGGTAAAAAAAAGGGATCAATCAACTAAGAATTAACTAAATAATAGCTAGCTTTGATTAGCCAGTTTATGTTAATTGATTAAAGCAAGAGAAGAGTCGGAACTGATGGACAATATACAAAGGTTTAGAAATGCACTTAGCAGCTTTAGGAAACAGTCGCCAATGAAATCAGGGCGACTTGTGGGCTAGAACAACACAACACAGCACTGAAAAGACAGATGAAACCATAGCAGATTGGACTTGTGACAAAATAGGAGCTGACAAAAGCTACAAgcccgaaaaaaaaaaaaaagagaggtgTGGATGTGCTATAGAGGATATGTGCCCGCTATTTAGGGCTTTTATTTAATCAAAAGAAAGTTAACTATGAAAGATTGAGTTGGGTGGGTTCTGAGGGGTGAGGCATGGATGGAATTGTAGACAACCAAGAAAAGGAGTTGGCAGCCCGCCGGCCCCCCCGACTTATTAACTGTGAAAACAACAGGTGAATGAGCCAAAGCCCATGCACACGTCCCTTTCTCACTCCCTTCCCTCTTCCCCACATCTATGCTCTCTCTATAAACACAAATCCATAGGGAATGCGAACCATTCATTTCCTTTCTCTCCTTAATCTCAGCTGTTTATGACTTAAAACTTACTCCCCTACCTCTCTCAATCTCTCTCCACCGCCTCCCTCCCTGTTTAAGATACATTAACCAACTGTACAAATTACTAAACATGTATATACACACATCCGTATAAAATGTTATGACAAGAAGCAGAGAGAAGGCAACGCTTTCTGCTTCTGCTCAATTCTCTACTCCTACATTAGTATTTAGTGGTAActcctttctctttctcttttctctttcccCTACCTATatatctctctttctctctttctatCCTATAGTAACAACTCAACGATCAAGAAGAACAGATCCAGGAAGAGGAACTGTCCATCAAAATATCCATTGTTCAGTCACCCCATCAATCATATCAAGAATCAaaatcccaaaaaaaaaaaaaagtaaaaaacatgTCCTCCTCATCAGCTGCCTTTTCACCGGACCACCTCTCTCCCTCCGACCAGCTCTGTTACGTCCATTGCAACTTTTGTGACACGGTCCTCGCGGTATCATTTCTTTATCTTTTGTCCTCTGTGTGTTCTTATCCCTCATCTGCATGAGCCCCAaaaaccttcttcttcttcttcttcttctttatggAAATCATAAGGACTCCAATTGTATCTTTATTTTGTGTCTCAGGTAAGCGTCCCTTGCTCTAGCTTGTTCAAGACTGTCACGGTTCGATGCGGCCACTGCACCAACCTCTTGACCGTGAACATGCGTAGCCTGCTTCTTCCTGCGGCTAACCAGCTCCACCTTGGTCATGCTTTCTTCAACCCGCAGAATATCCTGGTATATCGAGAATTTAGGGTTTCCAGCAGAAAATATCAATGCTTGATTAGTTCTTTTAAACATTCCTTTATTGGTATTATTACACTTCCGAAATTAGGGTTTCGAAGCAcgaaaaaaggggaaaaatcagataaatatagataaaattcTAAATTATCTGTATAAAAGTGAACTCCATGTTTAAATCTCATGGTTACTGGGTGATGGTAGGAGGAGATCCGGAGCGTGGCACCACCGAATATGCTGCTAAATCAGCCAAACCCAAATGAGCCGCTTATGTCTGTGCGAGGAGGGATGGAGGAGCTCCCTAAGCCACCTGTGGTTAATAGACGTGAGATTATTcaaatttttgtattatttaattaacacGGCATCTGGCCATTTAAATTGCGAGAGTAGGACTCCAACGTTTCAACATTTTTAGGTCAATGGTAGACCTTTGTGTTGTTGATGACGTGAAAGTTAGTGAACACCCTTGACTGTTTCTAGCTCTCGCTAGACTCTCACTAATTAAGAACAAAACCTGTACTGGGAGTTTTATAATCAACAGTGCCTGAGATTTCTTGGTGTATGTCAAGTGGCAAGAATCTTTAGGATACTCTCGTCTTTCTTCTTCATGTTATTCTACATTTATATGGTACAAAGCCTACTTCAGATCTGCTGGTATACTATAACTCATCGCATTTCTTTTGAGAGACCCATGTAGCTACACCCTATATGCACCATTATTTTATTACTGCTTTTTAGTTTTTTCCTGTGTTCTTCCCGAGTCTCATACTTACAAAGAGAATCTCCAAGGATACTTTATCCTCACTGATCAAATGGGTCCTTGAATTGCTGTCATGCATGTTTCATTTCATTATCACAATGTATAAGGTATCTTGCTTCTGTTTGATAAAAGAGAGATTTTCTCCCCTCGAAATATAGATATGGGGGATCCATGGATTGACAGATGAGATATAGATATAGATGGATCGCTAGAGATGATGATTAAGTAATGATGAAGAGAGAGGGAAATGATAAGAAATCTTTTACAAAGTCAGcgaattgatttttaatatcGTTGTCTTTTTGTTTGTCTTTGTTATGTCTACGTTTTCCATGTCCAGCTCCGGAGAAGAGACAGAGAGTCCCATCTGCCTACAACCGCTTTATCAAGTAAGTCTCACATACACAAAAAAGATGCATGGAGAATTAGAGGTTGAATTAATTAGTACATAAGATCTTgtgtgaattaatttaattagagtGAGGAATTTGTATGTTTCTATATATGAATCATATGCATGATCTTGACATATCGAAGTAATCTGCAGGGACGAGATCCAACGCATCAAAGCTGGAAACCCTGATATAAGTCACAGAGAGGCGTTTAGTGCAGCTGCAAAGAATGTGAGATCCTAGAAGATAGGGTTCCATTCAATATATTATGTGCAACTAAATTTAGCTGGGGATATATACGATTgatttgataaataaataaaatattatataaagttGTCTGTTTGTTGCAGTGGGCACACTTTCCACATATCCATTTCGGACTTATGCCTGATCAACCCGTGAAGAAAACTAATGTGCTCCAACAGGTACGTACTAATTTTtgaaatctctctctctctctctctctctttttttatattatttgataATACATTGGCATCCATTAACATATTTTGTGTTGGTTTTGAAATAGGAAGGAGAGGTTGGTGCAGCCAATGTGGGAGTTGCCCCCTACTAATAAGCGAAATTCTTAGGGTTTCTTTTTCAGCTCTCCAGCTCTTCTCTTTGTGTTGAACTGTTAAGTATTAGTACTGAAATCTATATGAATCCTACTACCTAAGTATTCAGTATCCTATCACATTTTAGTTTTTAGGCCACTATACCTTAGGACTTTTAGCTTTCTACATTTAAATGGAATTATTTGATAAATATAGGTGGGAAGAGTTCTGCATTAATTTTAGATATTGGGCGTAAATGAATCAAATTTTTCGTGAGTTATTTAAggttcggtttggtaaaaaTTCGATCGAATTCGACTTAATTTCTACGTGAGCTAAACTCAAACTTAAATTTTAAGTTCGTTTGGTAAACGAGCCAAGTTCAATTttatagtattcggctcgtgaGCTCGATTCGTTTTTGAGTTAATGAGCAGACTTGTGATAGGCTCGTGAACAGTCTCGTTAAATAGGCTGAGATTattatcataagagaaataaattcaaattctaCATAtactttctaaattttttaaaattcagctctatatagtttaattaCATTCTTGAACTTACATATATTtggatcattaaaatttaaaaatttatatttataaatttatgagcTAATTTGTAAATagatttatttaactaaaattattttaattttaaaattattaattttaaacttaaacttattatacatataaataaattgaactagTAGTAAACTATTTGAAATTAAACTCAATAAAAACTTAATTCGTCCAaactcgtttgctaaacgagccaaacttgaattttttaatattttgctCGAGTTCAAAATGTGTAAACCTCAAATTCGGCTCAAACTCGAAAAATTTTTAACGAATCAAATTTGAAATCTTCAAAACTCGACTCGACTTGATTCATTTACACCTCTATTTAACTTTTAGATcgcaacataaacacataaatagAGGGTTATTACCCAATAACTCTTATTGAAAAAGtcaattttttttccaaacaaaaccaaacataaaaataattgtaTTTTAGTTTGACTCTTAGTTctaatttatttcataaataaactatttttatttaaatatatttttattcactaGTGATATTCACAAACCATACCACCACATAATTAGTCAGTTTACTCAGCATTGTGCGGATATTtactatattaattattttaataatatatataattaaattaatttttatttttatttttttataccttTTCAATTGAGAAACAAAATTCTCAATtaattatgatat
The Manihot esculenta cultivar AM560-2 chromosome 1, M.esculenta_v8, whole genome shotgun sequence genome window above contains:
- the LOC110620973 gene encoding axial regulator YABBY 1 — translated: MSSSSAAFSPDHLSPSDQLCYVHCNFCDTVLAVSVPCSSLFKTVTVRCGHCTNLLTVNMRSLLLPAANQLHLGHAFFNPQNILEEIRSVAPPNMLLNQPNPNEPLMSVRGGMEELPKPPVVNRPPEKRQRVPSAYNRFIKDEIQRIKAGNPDISHREAFSAAAKNWAHFPHIHFGLMPDQPVKKTNVLQQEGEVGAANVGVAPY